A DNA window from Acidobacteriota bacterium contains the following coding sequences:
- a CDS encoding DUF3604 domain-containing protein, translated as MKIRRTLGWSAALVLGALLTAPAFAQDAGEHDPAALAKAFPKPGYSPYAGRDYPTRPYFGDTHLHTGFSMDAGAFGARLTPRDAYRFARGEEVTSNSGQPVKLSRPLDFLVVADHSDGMGFFPQLMSGDPGLLATPQGRKWYDQIKGGQGAEAAMDIIVSFGQNKLPKGFPSPGTAAYRNAWLETIKAAEAYNDPGRFTAFIGFEWTSNTGGNNLHRNVVFRGNGTQAGLVEPYTTLKPLGSDNPEDLWKWMTMAEQKTGSDVLAIAHNGNLSNGIMFPVVEAFGKKFDRTYAETRAKREPLYEMTQTKGTGEAHPFLSPNDEFAAFELWDKGNLDGTVAKTKDMLEYEYARSALKNGLKLEQQFGANPYKFGMIGSSDAHTGLTAMEEDNFFGKTAPQEPSPERLTKAFIGNKKSGVTIMDWEVGASGWAAVWAKENTREAIFDAMQRRETYATTGTRMIVRFFGGFDFEANDAYDRMPGRVGYAKGVPMGGDLSKAPAGKAPTFLVGALRDPIGANLDRVQIVKGWMDAKGELQEKVYDVAWSGSRKPDPKTGKLPPVGDTVDVVKATYTNTIGAPELVAVWKDPAFDPAQRAFYYGRVIEIPTPRWTAYDAARFGTKPLPGTRMTITERAYTSPIWYTP; from the coding sequence ATGAAGATTCGAAGAACTCTCGGATGGTCGGCCGCGCTCGTGCTGGGCGCGCTCCTGACGGCGCCCGCCTTCGCCCAGGACGCCGGCGAGCACGACCCCGCGGCCCTCGCGAAAGCGTTCCCGAAGCCGGGGTACTCGCCGTACGCCGGCCGCGATTACCCGACGCGACCGTACTTCGGCGACACGCACCTCCACACGGGCTTTTCGATGGACGCCGGAGCTTTCGGCGCGCGGCTCACGCCGCGGGACGCGTACCGGTTCGCCCGGGGCGAGGAGGTCACGTCGAACTCGGGCCAGCCGGTCAAGCTCTCCCGTCCGCTCGACTTCCTCGTCGTGGCGGACCACTCGGACGGCATGGGGTTCTTCCCGCAGCTCATGAGCGGCGATCCTGGACTCCTCGCCACGCCCCAGGGCCGCAAGTGGTACGACCAGATCAAGGGCGGCCAGGGCGCTGAGGCAGCCATGGACATCATCGTGAGCTTCGGCCAGAACAAGCTGCCGAAGGGATTTCCGTCGCCGGGAACGGCCGCGTACCGCAACGCGTGGCTGGAGACGATCAAGGCGGCGGAGGCTTACAACGACCCGGGCCGGTTCACCGCCTTCATCGGGTTCGAGTGGACCTCGAACACGGGCGGCAACAACCTCCACCGCAACGTCGTATTCCGCGGAAACGGGACGCAGGCGGGCCTCGTCGAGCCGTACACGACGCTGAAGCCTCTCGGGAGCGACAACCCCGAGGACCTGTGGAAGTGGATGACGATGGCGGAGCAGAAGACGGGGAGCGACGTCCTCGCCATCGCCCACAACGGCAACCTGTCGAACGGGATCATGTTCCCGGTCGTCGAGGCCTTCGGGAAGAAGTTCGACCGGACGTACGCCGAGACGCGCGCGAAGCGCGAGCCGCTCTACGAGATGACGCAGACGAAGGGAACCGGCGAGGCCCATCCTTTCCTCTCGCCGAACGACGAATTCGCCGCGTTCGAGCTCTGGGACAAGGGCAACCTCGACGGCACGGTGGCGAAGACGAAGGACATGCTCGAGTACGAGTACGCCCGGTCCGCGCTGAAGAACGGCCTGAAGCTCGAGCAGCAGTTCGGCGCGAACCCCTACAAGTTCGGGATGATCGGCAGCTCGGACGCGCACACCGGCCTCACGGCCATGGAAGAGGACAACTTCTTCGGCAAGACGGCGCCCCAGGAGCCGAGCCCGGAACGCCTGACGAAGGCCTTCATCGGAAACAAGAAGAGCGGCGTGACGATCATGGACTGGGAAGTCGGCGCGTCGGGCTGGGCGGCCGTGTGGGCGAAGGAGAACACGCGCGAGGCGATTTTCGATGCGATGCAGCGCCGCGAGACGTACGCCACGACCGGCACGCGCATGATCGTGCGGTTCTTCGGCGGCTTCGACTTCGAAGCGAACGACGCGTATGACCGGATGCCCGGGCGCGTCGGCTACGCCAAGGGCGTCCCGATGGGCGGCGACCTCTCGAAGGCCCCCGCGGGCAAGGCGCCGACGTTCCTCGTCGGCGCGCTCCGGGACCCGATCGGCGCGAACCTCGACCGGGTCCAGATCGTCAAGGGATGGATGGACGCCAAGGGCGAGCTGCAGGAAAAGGTCTACGACGTCGCGTGGTCGGGCTCCCGCAAGCCGGACCCGAAGACGGGCAAACTCCCGCCGGTCGGCGATACGGTGGACGTCGTGAAGGCGACGTACACGAACACCATCGGAGCGCCCGAGCTCGTCGCGGTCTGGAAGGACCCGGCCTTCGACCCCGCACAGCGGGCGTTCTACTACGGACGCGTGATCGAGATCCCGACGCCGCGCTGGACGGCGTACGACGCCGCGCGGTTCGGGACGAAGCCGCTCCCCGGCACCCGCATGACGATCACGGAGCGGGCTTACACGTCGCCGATCTGGTACACGCCGTAG
- a CDS encoding tetratricopeptide repeat protein — translation MTDDLARWRFAALVATALVVASCPLALVRDALQRPAPKSTEPAEATFVGRKACAKCHEKATKAWTGSHHDLAMTEATDATVRGDFSGVVFEGDGMKARFFRDGKKFLIETAAPDGKPTVYEAAYTFGWDPLQQYLIKFPGGRMQAFSLAWDVPGKRWFFLYPGRKIPPSDWLHWTRNGQNWNGMCAGCHSTNLVKGFDPRTNTFTTTWSEVDVSCEACHGPGSRHVAWAEVPPMGRSRVDNFGLVLKTSNVTNRELVELCAPCHSRRVELGGYDHRRPELLDNHVPVLLAEGTYHPDGQILDEDFEYGSFVQSKMFRMGVRCTDCHDAHTLKLKKDGNGVCLQCHSAPAYDDARHHFHKKEWKGRPSDGALCASCHMPKSPFMVVHMRADHSIRIPRPDLTRDLGVPNSCSLSGCHADKPLSWVTNAFDKWYGTARKPHYGTVLAAGRKGSPAAKADLLRLEADALSPTLVRATALSLLGQYRGPDVTAAFRRALLDEEPLIRRTAVALAPIADEAERVARLAPLLADPFRAVRLEAAAQLAGTAPALLKPYQKDALDTALADYVKAMEYSLDFSYAGHNLGLMYERMHDPVKAEESYRAALAVDDLSYPPKANLAMLLARQGKSAEAEKLLREVLAAYPDRAEVAYALGLLVAEKGAMPEAATLLARAAAGMPANARAAYNAGLALAQVGRDAEAEKMLRQAAAADPSSYDLLFALADFLVRKGRLAEVAPLADRMAAIDPARPEAGQLRVILSRMKGLR, via the coding sequence GTGACGGACGACCTCGCGCGCTGGAGGTTCGCAGCGCTCGTCGCGACCGCCCTCGTCGTCGCCTCGTGCCCGCTCGCGCTCGTCCGCGACGCCCTGCAGAGGCCCGCGCCGAAGAGCACGGAGCCGGCGGAGGCGACGTTCGTCGGCCGCAAGGCGTGCGCGAAGTGCCACGAGAAGGCGACGAAGGCCTGGACGGGCTCGCACCACGACCTCGCGATGACGGAGGCGACCGACGCGACCGTGCGCGGCGACTTCTCGGGCGTCGTCTTCGAGGGCGACGGGATGAAGGCCCGCTTCTTCCGCGACGGGAAGAAGTTCCTCATCGAGACGGCCGCGCCGGACGGCAAGCCCACGGTCTACGAGGCGGCCTACACGTTCGGCTGGGATCCGCTCCAGCAGTACCTCATCAAGTTCCCGGGTGGGCGGATGCAGGCGTTCTCGCTCGCGTGGGACGTTCCCGGCAAGCGCTGGTTCTTCCTCTACCCCGGCAGGAAGATCCCGCCGTCCGACTGGCTGCACTGGACGCGCAACGGCCAGAACTGGAACGGTATGTGCGCGGGCTGCCACTCGACGAACCTCGTGAAGGGCTTCGATCCGAGGACGAACACGTTCACGACCACGTGGTCCGAGGTCGACGTGAGCTGCGAGGCCTGCCACGGCCCCGGCTCGAGGCACGTGGCGTGGGCCGAAGTGCCGCCGATGGGGCGCTCGCGCGTCGACAACTTCGGCCTCGTCCTCAAGACCTCGAACGTCACGAACCGCGAGCTCGTCGAGCTGTGCGCGCCGTGCCACTCGCGCCGTGTCGAGCTGGGCGGCTACGACCACCGCCGGCCTGAGCTCCTCGACAACCACGTCCCGGTCCTTCTCGCCGAGGGCACGTACCACCCGGACGGGCAGATCCTCGACGAGGACTTCGAGTACGGCTCGTTCGTCCAGAGCAAGATGTTCCGGATGGGCGTCCGCTGCACGGACTGCCACGACGCCCACACGCTGAAGCTCAAGAAGGACGGCAACGGCGTCTGCCTGCAGTGCCACTCGGCTCCGGCTTACGACGACGCGCGCCACCACTTCCACAAGAAGGAATGGAAGGGAAGGCCGAGCGACGGGGCGCTCTGCGCGTCCTGCCACATGCCGAAGTCGCCGTTCATGGTCGTCCACATGCGCGCGGACCACAGCATCCGCATCCCGCGGCCCGACCTGACGCGGGACCTCGGCGTGCCGAACTCGTGCAGCCTCTCCGGCTGCCACGCAGACAAGCCGCTCTCGTGGGTGACGAACGCGTTCGACAAGTGGTACGGGACCGCACGAAAGCCGCACTACGGAACGGTTCTCGCGGCGGGCCGCAAGGGGAGCCCGGCGGCGAAGGCCGATCTGCTCCGGCTCGAAGCCGACGCGCTCTCCCCGACGCTCGTGAGGGCCACGGCCCTTTCCCTCCTCGGCCAGTACCGCGGCCCCGACGTGACCGCCGCGTTCCGCCGCGCGCTCCTCGACGAGGAGCCCCTGATCCGCAGGACGGCCGTCGCGCTGGCCCCGATCGCGGACGAGGCCGAGCGCGTCGCCCGGCTCGCGCCGCTCCTCGCGGACCCGTTCCGCGCCGTGCGCCTCGAAGCGGCCGCGCAGCTCGCCGGAACGGCGCCCGCGCTGCTGAAGCCCTACCAGAAGGACGCGCTCGACACCGCGCTCGCCGACTACGTGAAGGCCATGGAGTACTCGCTCGACTTCTCGTACGCGGGCCACAACCTCGGGCTGATGTACGAGCGGATGCACGATCCTGTGAAGGCCGAGGAGTCTTACCGCGCGGCCCTCGCCGTGGACGACCTCTCGTATCCGCCGAAGGCGAACCTCGCGATGCTCCTCGCCCGGCAGGGGAAGAGCGCGGAGGCCGAGAAGCTCCTGCGCGAAGTCCTCGCGGCGTACCCGGACCGCGCCGAGGTCGCGTATGCGCTCGGCCTCCTCGTCGCCGAGAAGGGAGCGATGCCGGAGGCGGCGACCCTGCTCGCCCGCGCCGCCGCGGGGATGCCGGCGAACGCGCGCGCCGCCTACAACGCGGGACTCGCCCTTGCGCAGGTCGGGCGCGACGCCGAGGCCGAGAAGATGCTGCGGCAGGCGGCGGCGGCCGACCCGTCGAGCTACGATTTGCTCTTTGCCCTCGCCGATTTTCTTGTTCGTAAGGGAAGGCTTGCCGAGGTGGCCCCCCTCGCGGATAGGATGGCGGCAATCGATCCCGCGCGCCCCGAAGCGGGCCAGCTCAGGGTGATTCTCAGCCGTATGAAAGGACTGCGATGA
- a CDS encoding ubiquinol-cytochrome c reductase iron-sulfur subunit has product MAVERVTERRSFLKVAWLSLGVAALAEASWIVVAFLKPRPKAPKSAGSLVVAGPADGFAPGSVTAFPAGKFYLVRLADGGFLALHRQCTHLGCSVPWDEAAGRFACPCHASVFDLRGDVLAPPAPRPLDLFAVRIENGIVKVDVSAPIRRSAFDAAQVTRA; this is encoded by the coding sequence GTGGCCGTGGAACGCGTGACGGAGCGGCGGTCGTTCCTGAAGGTCGCGTGGCTCTCTCTCGGGGTCGCGGCCCTCGCCGAGGCCTCGTGGATCGTCGTGGCGTTCCTGAAGCCGCGCCCGAAGGCGCCGAAGAGCGCGGGCAGCCTCGTCGTCGCGGGCCCGGCGGACGGCTTCGCGCCGGGCTCGGTCACGGCGTTCCCGGCGGGAAAGTTCTACCTCGTGCGGCTTGCCGACGGCGGGTTCCTCGCGCTGCACCGCCAGTGCACGCACCTCGGGTGCAGCGTGCCGTGGGACGAGGCGGCCGGGCGCTTCGCATGCCCGTGCCATGCGTCCGTATTCGACCTGCGCGGCGACGTCCTCGCGCCGCCCGCGCCGCGCCCGCTCGACCTCTTCGCGGTCAGGATCGAGAACGGCATCGTCAAGGTGGACGTGTCGGCGCCCATCCGCCGGTCCGCGTTCGACGCGGCGCAGGTGACGAGGGCGTGA